One genomic region from Drosophila busckii strain San Diego stock center, stock number 13000-0081.31 chromosome 3R, ASM1175060v1, whole genome shotgun sequence encodes:
- the LOC108602238 gene encoding homeobox protein bagpipe, producing the protein MLNMESASAAAGLSKSLSTPFSINDILTRSKPRRVSSLELESQQRRSCSKSPPAASAAPLCCRDLSIYKLSDSLPHGNAHSSYLQYYAAAAALDNNNQANSSSSNSSTKLSYFNAAGAALAPLDMRRCTNNDSDCDSPPPLSSSPASCTAAGYSSPLSHDDSLSAGALNRKKRSRAAFSHAQVFELERRFAQQRYLSGPERSEMAKTLRLTETQVKIWFQNRRYKTKRKQIQQHEAALLSATKRVPVQVLVREDGSTAYAHMTPSAAAAAAAGYAHGLDPALLNIYRHQLQLAYGGLPLPQMHFPYFYPHAKVPQPIPPPSQASAAANYVTGSSASSSPARAASPSQMLVESGAESNHSLAEDAEENVEID; encoded by the exons atgttaaatatggAAAGTGCTAGTGCCGCGGCGGGCCTGAGTAAATCGCTCTCGACTCCATTCTCGATCAACGACATATTGACGCGCAGCAAGCCGCGACGTGTGTCCAGCTTGGAGCTGGAGTCGCAGCAGCGTCGTTCCTGCTCCAAATCACCGCCTGCTGCGTCCGCTGCGCCGCTTTGTTGTCGCGATTTGAGCATCTACAAGTTGAGCGACAGTTTGCCACATGGAAATGCACACAGCAGTTATTTGCAATAttatgccgccgccgctgctctGGATAACAATAATcaggccaacagcagcagctccaataGCTCCACCAAACTGAGCTACTTTAatgctgctggcgccgctcTGGCGCCGCTTGACATGCGACGTTGCACCAACAACGACTCCG aCTGCGactcgccgccgccgctgagCAGCTCGCCCGCCTCCTGCACCGCCGCTGGCTACTCCAGCCCGCTCTCCCACGACGATAGTTTGAGTGCTGGCGCCTTGAATCGCAAGAAGCGCTCGCGTGCCGCCTTCAGTCATGCTCAGGTCTTTGAGCTGGAGCGTCGCTTTGCCCAGCAGCGTTATCTATCCGGTCCGGAGCGCAGCGAAATGGCCAAAACATTGCGTCTAACCGAAACGCAGGTGAAGATTTGGTTCCAGAATCGTCGCTACAAAACCAAACGCAAGCAGATTCAACAGCATGAGGCCGCGCTGCTGAGCGCCACCAAGCGCGTGCCCGTTCAGGTGCTGGTCAGAGAAGATGGCAGCACTGCCTACGCTCATATGACGCCAAgcgctgcagccgccgccgctgctggaTATGCGCATGGTTTGGATCCAGCGCTGCTCAACATTTATCGTCATCAGCTGCAGTTGGCCTACGGCGGCTTGCCGCTGCCCCAAATGCACTTTCCCTATTTCTATCCGCACGCCAAAGTGCCGCAGCCCATACCGCCGCCAAGTCAAGCCAGCGCCGCAGCCAACTATGTCACCGGCTCCTCGGCTTCTTCCTCGCCCGCACGCGCTGCCAGTCCCAGTCAAATGCTGGTGGAGAGCGGAGCGGAGAGCAATCACTCGCTGGCAGAGGATGCCGAAGAGAATGTGGAAATCGATTAG
- the LOC108602329 gene encoding muscle-specific homeobox protein tinman, with translation MLQHHQHQAQSTGYYDYNQSPSPGSMTNADAMNTTPFSVKDILNMVNQTEAYEGYGHLDSAAASALYGAAEYQQQPMLQQQQQMQQQQQQQQMQQQQQLQQQQLLEQEETSSLSPLLPPPPPHHGHHHQLYGYAAQDYGMSMHPHQSYQTPYNQFYAGNSYQSPAAYNYNYAGDVYATPTATAPIAAPVKSEYIPTPYVTPSPTLDLNSSTEVELQTPARKLNPSQSNMRPSDCAKRKESQVTSSRAELRKSSNNNNNVAATGKTRMKRKPRVLFSQAQVLELECRFRLKKYLTGAEREIIAQKLNLSATQVKIWFQNRRYKSKRGDIDGDSVMGKQLKLKPEPLQSPNAALQPPPPPLPQHLMWPTQQQQLQ, from the exons atgttgcaacatcatcagcatcaagCGCAATCAACGGGCTACTATGACTACAATCAAAGTCCAAGTCCGGGCAGCATGACCAATGCGGATGCAATGAATACAACGCCATTTTCTGTAAAGGATATACTAAATATGGTTAATCAAACGGAAGCATACGAAGGCTATGGACATCTAGATAG cgctgctgcgtcgGCGCTCTATGGCGCCGCTGAGtatcaacagcagccaatgctacagcagcagcaacaaatgcagcagcagcagcagcagcaacaaatgcaacagcagcaacaattgcagcagcagcagctgctggagcaagAGGAGACCAGCTCGCtatcgccgctgctgccaccgccgccgccacatcatggtcatcatcatcagctaTACGGCTATGCAGCGCAGGACTACGGCATGTCCATGCATCCTCACCAGAGCTATCAAACGCCTTACAATCAGTTCTATGCCGGCAACAGTTATCAAAGTCCCGCTGCCTACAATTACAACTATGCTGGCGATGtgtatgccacgcccacagcaacAGCGCCCATTGCAGCGCCTGTTAAAAGTGAATACATACCCACGCCCTATGTAACGCCCTCGCCCACACTGGACCTGAACAGCTCAACGGAGGTGGAATTGCAGACGCCAGCGCGTAAGCTCAATCCCAGCCAGAGCAACATGCGCCCAAGCGACTGCGCCAAACGCA AGGAAAGTCAAGTAACCTCCAGCCGCGCAGAGCTgcgcaagagcagcaacaacaataacaatgtggcagccacaggCAAGACGCGCATGAAGCGTAAGCCACGCGTGCTCTTCTCGCAAGCCCAAGTGCTAGAGCTGGAGTGTCGCTTTCGCCTCAAAAAGTATCTAACAGGTGCAGAGCGTGAAATTATAGCACAAAAGTTAAATCTGTCGGCAACGCAGGTAAAGATTTGGTTCCAGAATCGACGCTACAAGTCCAAGCGCGGCGACATCGATGGCGACAGCGTCATGGGCAAGCAGCTGAAGCTCAAGCCAGAGCCGCTGCAATCGCCCAATGCAGCcttgcagccgccgccgccgccgctgccgcagcaTCTCATGTGgcccacgcagcagcaacaactgcaatag